Proteins encoded within one genomic window of bacterium:
- a CDS encoding FKBP-type peptidyl-prolyl cis-trans isomerase — MSKGIRAGELAVVSVLALLMALALAVSACGGSSAGKVTAGDTVSVKYKLTLDSGEMIDSSMDARPLKFVVGMGQMIKGFDAAMAGMKLNEEKAFVVSPEEGYGPRDSSLIRNYPRNLLPADVTPEVGMSLMGPHGKVPILAVTEDSVLLDTNPQLAGQNLNFQVKLIGLAKGVAPAAEATEAPKAK, encoded by the coding sequence ATGTCCAAAGGTATCAGGGCCGGTGAGTTGGCTGTCGTATCCGTTTTGGCGCTGCTGATGGCGTTGGCGCTGGCCGTTTCGGCCTGCGGCGGTTCATCGGCCGGCAAGGTGACCGCCGGTGATACGGTTTCGGTCAAGTACAAGCTGACCCTGGACAGCGGCGAGATGATCGATTCCTCGATGGATGCCCGGCCGCTCAAGTTCGTGGTGGGGATGGGGCAGATGATCAAGGGCTTCGACGCAGCCATGGCCGGGATGAAGCTGAACGAGGAAAAGGCTTTTGTCGTCTCGCCCGAGGAGGGCTACGGCCCGCGCGATTCCTCCCTCATCCGCAACTACCCGCGCAACCTGCTCCCGGCCGATGTTACGCCGGAAGTGGGCATGAGCCTGATGGGTCCGCACGGGAAAGTGCCGATCCTGGCGGTGACCGAGGACAGTGTCCTGCTCGACACCAATCCCCAGTTGGCCGGACAGAACCTGAATTTCCAGGTCAAGCTGATTGGTCTGGCCAAGGGTGTCGCGCCGGCGGCCGAAGCCACGGAAGCGCCCAAAGCCAAGTGA
- a CDS encoding peptidylprolyl isomerase, with translation MDPAAKGDKVKVHYTGRLADGTVFDTSHERNEPLEFTLGQGAVIEGFEQAVLGLKPGQSRHVEIPPEAAYGPHRENMTTLVDRCQLPPDLDPQVGQHLEVSHANGNILLVTVTEVNDEMVRLDGNHPLAGKTLCFEIELLAIL, from the coding sequence GTGGACCCAGCCGCCAAGGGCGACAAAGTCAAGGTGCATTACACCGGCCGCCTGGCGGACGGGACAGTGTTCGACACCTCGCACGAGCGCAATGAGCCGCTGGAGTTCACCCTGGGACAGGGCGCGGTGATCGAGGGGTTCGAGCAAGCCGTGCTCGGACTGAAGCCCGGCCAGAGCCGCCACGTGGAGATACCGCCCGAGGCGGCCTACGGCCCGCACCGTGAGAATATGACCACCCTGGTCGACCGCTGCCAGCTCCCGCCGGACCTCGACCCGCAGGTCGGACAGCATCTGGAGGTGAGCCACGCCAACGGCAACATCCTGCTGGTCACGGTGACAGAGGTGAACGACGAGATGGTCCGTCTGGACGGGAACCATCCCCTGGCCGGAAAAACTCTGTGTTTCGAGATCGAACTGCTGGCTATCCTTTGA
- a CDS encoding sulfurtransferase TusA family protein — protein MVTISRSLNLVSTPCPMNFALVKQALDTLPAGDCLEAILEAGAAGADVVESLSGLGYDIVSVDSRSENCIKVVVRRRSLSSQSVRPRRTGGCTKGRRGRG, from the coding sequence ATGGTCACGATCAGCCGCAGCCTGAACCTGGTCAGCACCCCCTGCCCGATGAATTTTGCGCTGGTCAAGCAGGCATTGGACACGCTGCCGGCCGGGGACTGCCTGGAGGCGATACTGGAGGCGGGCGCCGCCGGGGCGGATGTGGTGGAGAGCCTGAGCGGCCTGGGTTACGATATTGTCTCGGTGGACAGCCGCTCGGAAAATTGTATCAAGGTGGTGGTGCGACGGAGGAGCCTCAGTTCCCAGTCGGTGCGGCCCCGTCGCACCGGGGGCTGCACCAAGGGCCGGCGGGGACGGGGCTGA
- a CDS encoding MBOAT family protein: protein MLFNSLQFVFFFPLVLLFYFNLPVRWRNYFLLAASYYFYMCWKAEYIILIVISTLIDYYAGLAMSRTEDPAKRWKYLLLSMLSNLGLLFSFKYFNFFNESARAVFQHYNLFYDVPVFKLLLPVGISFYTFQTMSYTIDVYRGKTPAESHLPTFALYVSFFPQLVAGPIERSTNLLPQFYRVNSFDRQRFLSGLQQMLWGFFKKVVIADRLAILVNRVYGSPEQQGGVALLIATYFFAFQIYCDFSGYSDIAIGSARIMGFELMENFRRPYFSKSIGEFWRRWHISLSTWFRDYLYIPLGGNRVSRGRWYFNLFFTFLVSGLWHGANWTFVIWGALHGFYLLFSLWTEKARYALVSALGLLKRPGLLRFLRVVTTFHLVLFSWVFFRARNLEQALTILKKIGRFSGWDQFRRMLATPGKTEFLLGLSNGGLIIATLSILLLEVVHLLQRRGPLGERIAPRGGVWTRYAMLYTILLVIIVFGEFNNNEFIYFQF from the coding sequence GTGCTTTTCAACTCCCTTCAGTTCGTCTTTTTCTTCCCGCTGGTCCTGCTGTTCTATTTCAACCTGCCTGTACGCTGGCGCAACTATTTCCTGCTGGCTGCCAGCTACTATTTCTACATGTGCTGGAAAGCCGAGTACATCATACTAATCGTCATCTCGACGCTGATCGATTACTATGCCGGTCTGGCCATGTCGCGCACCGAGGATCCAGCCAAGCGCTGGAAATACCTGCTGCTGAGCATGCTTTCCAACCTCGGACTGCTTTTCTCGTTCAAGTATTTCAATTTCTTCAACGAAAGCGCACGCGCCGTATTCCAGCACTATAACCTGTTCTACGACGTTCCGGTTTTCAAGCTTCTTCTGCCGGTTGGCATCTCTTTCTACACTTTCCAGACCATGAGCTACACGATCGATGTGTACCGGGGTAAGACTCCGGCCGAAAGCCACCTGCCGACTTTCGCCCTTTACGTCTCCTTCTTCCCGCAACTCGTGGCCGGGCCGATAGAGCGCTCCACCAACCTTCTGCCCCAGTTCTACCGCGTCAATTCCTTCGACCGGCAGCGCTTTCTCAGCGGCCTGCAGCAGATGCTCTGGGGCTTTTTCAAGAAAGTCGTCATCGCCGACCGACTGGCTATACTCGTGAACCGGGTTTACGGCAGTCCGGAGCAGCAGGGCGGCGTGGCCCTGCTTATCGCCACCTATTTCTTCGCCTTCCAGATATATTGCGATTTCTCGGGGTATTCCGACATCGCCATCGGCAGCGCGCGGATAATGGGTTTCGAGCTGATGGAAAATTTCCGCCGTCCTTATTTTTCCAAGTCGATCGGTGAATTCTGGCGCCGCTGGCACATCTCGCTTTCCACCTGGTTCCGGGACTACCTGTATATCCCTCTGGGTGGCAACCGGGTGAGCCGAGGACGCTGGTATTTCAACCTTTTCTTCACTTTCCTGGTCAGCGGCCTCTGGCACGGCGCCAACTGGACCTTTGTCATCTGGGGCGCCCTGCACGGGTTCTACCTGCTGTTCTCGCTCTGGACCGAGAAAGCCCGCTACGCCCTTGTCTCGGCCCTGGGACTGCTCAAGCGGCCCGGGCTGCTGCGCTTTCTGCGCGTGGTGACGACTTTCCATCTGGTCCTTTTCTCCTGGGTATTTTTCCGGGCGCGGAACCTGGAGCAGGCCCTGACTATCCTTAAAAAGATTGGCCGGTTCAGCGGTTGGGATCAGTTCCGGCGCATGCTCGCCACGCCGGGCAAGACCGAATTCCTGCTCGGACTGAGTAACGGCGGCCTGATCATCGCCACCCTTTCCATCCTGCTGCTCGAAGTGGTGCACCTGCTGCAGCGCCGTGGCCCCCTGGGCGAGCGCATCGCCCCCCGGGGCGGCGTCTGGACCCGCTATGCCATGCTCTACACAATCCTGCTCGTTATAATCGTATTCGGTGAGTTCAACAACAACGAGTTCATCTATTTCCAGTTCTGA